ACGGCTGTAAAAAAGCATCAGGGATTTTAAGTAAGTTACCATTATTTTTCCCTTGTCCTTGTGTGTATGTTCAAATTAAACAACTTAATTCAAAATGTACCTGGATGTATAAGGGAGTAAAAAGGTGTTGTGATTGGTAAccgttttggaaaaaaaaagtttttcacgaTTATAATTCACTTTTCACTTAAAATTATACTATGGTGTgtcaaatgaattaataaaagtatGAATAATCAATGTAGTCTCATAATTATTTAGGTCATAAAAATAATTGTAGAATAAtaacatgtttaaaatagtttttacaacATGTAATTGCAGGACACTGCTTGAATGCCCATATTCAGACCAGTTTTGTTACTTAGGGTGTTTATTATAAGAAAAATCtagttttatatgaaaaaaaaataacttacaatAATTACTTTATTGTTAACAAATGCAACTAGACCTTAAACCACATTTTCTGCACCTGGAAGAGCCATAAAGATGGATTTTAACTAAAGTTTATTTACAGAAGGAAttgtatcagttttttttttttttaatttttttttttttttaatacttgtaAATAGACATGTTAAGTATTATAATTGAGTGGTTGTGGAGTGAAATTAGGAATTATTAGGATTGCTTTTAGATATTACTTTTACTCTTGAGAGTggtagaaacaattttttttaatgtagcctgTCGCTTGGCATTTTTAATTGTCAAgtcaatacatttaaacaaatcttcagATAATTCTTAcgtttacactcttaaaaataaaggtgcttcattatcccatagaagaacattttttgtctaaatggttccataaagaacctttaacatttgaAGAACTTTTCTGTTtcataaaaggttctttgtggtgaaagaaggttctttagattataaaaaagtaagaaagaggttgttctttaaagaacctttgattgaatggttctttatggaaccaaatatggttcttctatggcatcgctgtgaagaaccttttaaagcacctttatttttaagagtgtaaaaatgATTTTGGAGCACTACAGTCCGAccactttttgcactttttttttttttttttttttttgagacccATGATCGATATCTCCTTTAATAAGTATAATAGGTTTTAATCTTGTAATTATCCGAATTTTGGTCCTATAATTTAAATGTTGAGAAAGATTTTGCAATCTGGCTGAAAGAGATATACTCATTTCTATAATAGGATATCGACCAGTCTGGAACAGATCCTCCACATTATCAGCCTCTTTACGCAGCAAGTTGCGTTAAATTAAACGCAATTAAATgggtttaattgtttttattattattattattattattattattattattattattattattatttctttcttaagATATATTAGTGCTTTGTATCGAGTCTAAATTGTGAAAACAGAAAGCGCGGTCTTCGTGGTATAATCTTATCTCCTGTGCCTGCATTTGCAAGGACAAATATGTGTCAACCTCTATGATTGATTGGAGGCAGCGCGCGAAAGCAATTTTCAATAAACAGTAATTGTAGGCTGCAATAATTTGATAAGGTTTGTGCTGTTTTTAACAGCCGCTTTAAATGGATGAGTAAATTGAGAGTTATCGATTAGACGACCGTGCTGTGATTTAAGATGTCAAGACGAATTGACAAGCCAAAACAAGTGCCATCTACTCTGCCCCCACTTTATATAAAGAGGAAAAAGAACGACTAGAACAGAAATTTCGGTTTAATTTCAGATGTAAAAATGTTGTCtttctctgttgtttttgtttgtttaaggatttaaactttaataaacaaaaatactataaCATAATTAGTCATCTGTGCTGAAGTTTATTTCAGACAATTAAAGTCGAACGTTACTCAGTCGAAATCACATTACAAgaaatgttacatatttaaataagaaaatttaaggattttatttagaaatttaaaaaaaaaacggtaaatggATGAGAAAAACTATAGGAAATATAGTCTAGGAAACAACTGAATGTACTTACCCCTTTGGTGCTACCAAACTAATATCAACGTGTGTTAAACTGTAAAGGCACCTGTGCACTCAGGTCATTGGTGTAAAGCTGACTTTTGATTACAGTTTTTTGTGTTTCCACAGAAGACGGATTTGTGTTCCGGTCAGATGAATGTGAGGCTGATTTTTCCCGAGGGAATCAGTCGGACAGTGAGCTGCAGGAGGATCTGTGCAGTGAGGAGAGCAGCGCCCTGCTTGGAAACAACGAAGCCGAGTTTGGGCAGCACGAGGACGACGACTCACTAAACAAAAGTCCAGAAGGACAGCAGACTCAACAGTCCTCATCAAACGGACAGAATCACCCGGTGAAACCCAAGCGTAAGCGTTCCGGTTCGGACTCGAAGTCTGGCAAACCCAGAAGGGCCCGGACTGCGTTCACGTACGAGCAGCTGGTGGCTCTGGAGAACAAATTTAAGTCGACGCGATACTTGTCCGTGTGCGAACGCCTCAACCTTGCGCTGTCCTTGAGCTTGACAGAGACTCAGGTGAAAATATGGTTCCAGAACCGCCGGACCAAGTGGAAGAAACAGAACCCGGGCGCGGACACGAGCGCGCCGACCAGCGGGAGCGGAGGTGGACCGAGCAACGGGCTGGGCAGCCTTAGTCCTCTGAGCCCGTCTCCTCCTATGAGCGGCCATCTGTCCATGCACACCAGCTATCCGGGTCACACGCCAGGAGGGCTAGTATGCACCACTCAGTTACCCTTTCTGCCGGGTCACGCAGTACTGTCACCCTTCATGCTCGGCTCTCAAACTTACGGAGCTCCCACATTTTACGCGCCGCACTTATAAGAAGAAATCTTTAGGAGATGTCCTGCATTGGAAGAAACAGAGTGTCCGGTCAACTCGGCACAGGAACATTTTTAACATGAAGCACTATGCTGTCACACACTTGCAAAGACATTTGATAGGTTTGTCTTAAAAACCGAGATGCAGCAACCATTCCGCACTGTGGCAAACCCAGAATTAGGAATCATTTCCCTCATGTTCGGCAATACATGCTAATAATTCGATTTGATTTCAATTTGCTTCGTTTTGATCAACTGTGAATATTTCTCAAGGTCaaactgtatatatttagttattatgAAATGTGTTTAGACATTAACTTTGAATGCAAATGTTGTAGGGATTTAAACGGTATGTACTGAAACAAAGAATGAGATTGGACTAAAAATCGTGTAAACATAAGCctaatgaaaaggttttttttgttgttgttgtttgtttgtttgttttttaactgtgGGCCATATTATTTAATTCTGACGTTGCATAGACTAtgctattatttaattgtttgtctCACAATTAAATGgttgaaataaaatgacagatgacAAAGATCAGTTGTCAAACATTTCGTTGGCATAAGCTGGCTTTATGAACTAGATTTAAAACCAAGTTTTACATGATCTTGCACTATATGCTAATGCCTGAtttgaaactgaattttaaaaactAAGAAACCGATTAAAAAGCTGGAATTAATTGCGGTCAATATCGTTCAATAATGCGCGAACAGGTGTTCTATTGGTAATCGTTAATACCAATAGAACCTACCTATTTACCTATATCTACGAATATATCAtgtagaaaatattttcattttacatttataaatatttaaaataatataattaattttcctCCCAAATTTACTTATTGTTTTGATAGTTGCTTAAATATCAATAATGTAGCCTAATAATGTATTCAGCTGAGGACTACAGAAAGGCAGTTGAAGGCTATTAAAATATTTCGATTGCAATTAAAGTTTTGTtcgttaaaaatatttttgtctattaTTGTTAGATTTCCTTTTGATACTGAAAGTAAAGACTGTGATGTTTAACACAGGACTCCATCGTTTCTGACATTTGCGTACTTTAAGTAGCCTACTATTAATATTAGGCTAAGTAATAGTAAGGTGTCCAACGCCTTAAAACGAATTAGTATAATGCTTCTAAAATTAGCACGATTTTCAGCCTTGCTGGTGCGATTGTTTTTGATGCATGCTTTGTACACTGCTTAAATttcaaatggaataaaatattacattaaacctATATAAGCAAACTTTTCTTTCACGCGATATTCAACGGGATAATGCTAGtgattgttttataaaatggggttttaaaacaattaaaaactatttgaaatattaaaaaatatattttaaagcaattGCTAAATTCGTTTCCTGCATGCCAACGTATGATCTTGTTTCGTGTCCAGACAAATGCACAATGAAATGGGTGCAAAAGCTACATTTCACGTTTACAGCATTATTAACTAcgtattgttatcattattattacaataagaatgcattaaatactttaaatattattttaatcacaattttatttgtatgttttctccAATTTTGcaaagtgaataaaatatttacGTATGGGGGAAATTATAGTCGTTAAGTTGAACACTTATGAAAAGACGGACCGTGACGATCTTTTTAATAGGCCTAGCCTACATAATTATTTTTGTCCGATTAACATATTCTTCGTCGACCGTTGGAAATGTTCGTACTTATTTACACATTTAGGgaagtagttttctttattagtttttaaagtttgttttccaAGGCAGAAAAGAATGCTGCGGCGGCTGCCAATAGCGTCCTATCAGTGTGAGGAATCCATTTTCGTTACCgatgggtgaaaaaaaaacaaaaccatatatatatatatatatatatatatatatatatatatatatatattactatatatatatatatatatatatacacacacacacacacattttatttcatttatttattcatgaatatATATGCCCtcatatatgaatattaatatatcatgaataaatataaaatataaaataaatgaaataaaaaattatatatataaattttatttcattcatttatttatttggtggaACAAGACCACACGAGCTACACCAATGTCAATTTACACTAATTCTGTAACAGTAAAATCACTTTTCCAATTAACAGCTTTAGGCTGGTTCAAAAGCATTGCTTCCTTTTTAGCAATGCCATAGTTTTCTGCAATATACAGTCAAGTTAACTTAGCTAGCCTCATTTAAAATTGTAAGCCATTCTTCATTTGTTGTAATGAAAagctgtttttaatataattgctatacaaaaaaaaaaatacatgaataaaaatatgtgtaAGATCTAATCGATTAAGGTAAACTGCAAGTATGTCGTGAGACTATGTTACTTAAAGGACatgcaaacattaataaattaaattttatgtaaaagtcttgaaatgcaataaataaataaaaaatcctgccTTGCCTATGCCTTCATATGTTGCTGTGGTGGTTGTGCATTTTTAATCTTCACAACAAAGAAAGCCCTTAAATTAACAAAGGCAAACTCATGTCTATAGAAATGTACTCTATATTAACAGTCGCATAAGACTTACACTgacaatatatttctttaaaagtactgttatatttaaaactCTGGATCACAAATAGGTCTACCTCAGTGAAGCAAagacaaaagtttggaaaacgcaatgttgaaaatacaaaattgaataaaattccattttaaattaagatttaaaatgactaagtctaacttttttttttttttttttttttttttttttttgttatataccactcagaataaaaaaaaaaaaaaattaataaaattatttaggcATTACAAATGACAATCCAACATTGACAATACAAAGATTACAGTTCATTTGAGGTACAGTATTAACAATGCGCTTTTGTTCTGCATAAAATCCAAACTGGTGTGTGGCAGTACAGCTGTATCCTTCAATTCACTGCATAGTTAAATTGATTAGAAAATTTCTCATGTTTCCTCTTGTCCATCTTGTTCATGACCTCCGGAACTCGTCTCATGGAGCTCCTATGAGGAAACAATGTGGTTGAGATTCAAATGATTTATCCATCACTTGTAAAATATGTTCACCAGTATTCAATACAAATATACCTGACTTCAGTTATCTTCCAATATAGCCAAAAGTATCAGGCCAATTTAGTGATTTACTATTTAATCTTGAACATCTACTATTACTTTATTTGTTAAATACTTTCTTCCAAACTAGGACTGGagattattctaatatgctgatttggtgatcaagaaacatttctcatctatgatgaaaacagaaaatcagtttaatggaaaccattttttgttttgtttttcaggattctttaatgaatagaaagatgaaaagctcagcatttaacaatgttaaagtttttactgtcacttctgatcaattattaatttcttataaaaaaactGATCGTACACTTTTGTACAGTAGTGTAGATAGATTAAAATCATCAACTTTTCATTAAGCATGTCCCCTACTGTTGATACATACTGTTAACACATGCATATCTTGCAATGATAAAATGGTAGCTGTTAAATTATTTACAATCGCCAAAGTGTTTAATTGCACAGTACTGCACTTCATCAGTCTGTAgtgaaatgcatgcatgcaacagCTTTTTTTCAAATGCCTTTTAAATGAATATGGAGGAGTTGGTCGTTCCTATTAAGGATTTATGAAGGTGAAAGGCCCCCGTTACATGAGAGCTACAATCCGTCCTCGCTTAAGTCAAGCCTTTAGGGGCTTCATTCTCCCTGTGAGGAGGATGGGGGGCCCTGCGTTTAGCTTAAGCTGTGCAGCAGGTCTGACTACTCTGTCAGCAGTTCGCATCTGTATAAGTCGGGAACACATGAACATCACAGGCAACAGCTGCAGTCAGCTTATTTCATTATCTatagaaaacacatttaaacacaaaaatgatATGATAACATGGTTGTGAAGTGCACAGTAATATTGCTCTTTGGCAGGTTTGCACCAGTCCAGACTATTCTGGGTTAAATATAAGGAAAGGAAAGAACGTGACGCATAtatgtcccatacttggaatatgtgctctgcatttaacccatccaagtgtgcacacacacacacacacacacacacacacggagcagtgggcagccactgctgtggcacccggggagcagttgggggttcggtgccttgctcaagggtctcacctctgttgtggtattgaaggtgaagAGAGCGGTGGtaattcactccccccacccctgACAATCCTTGACAGACCTAAGACTCAAACccacgacctttgggttacaagccagactctctatccattaggccataACTGCCCCATAAGTTAAAGAAATAATTGACTGCAAAAAGGCAAAAATTAGGGTTATGGTGAGGCAGAAATGcaaagcttataattttataaaagccttcacagtatttttttcagttaaaatttgtattattgcAGCTACAAAGCTGTTCTCTATAATTTTACACAGGGGTGCCCAATCCTATCCACCTGTCTTATATTATCAAGTGTCCCTGagatcttaattagctggttcataTGAGTTTGATTAAGGTGTGAGTTTTGATGTCAAGAAATTGGCTCCAGTCAATTTTAAGTGTCTCACTATGgcacctattttttatttttttaatagaaatggaGGAAAATAATTGTTGTGTTATGCTGAATTATGCCACAAATACTGTAAACTGTTAACCTATTTTGAACCTGGAATATGCCTTAAAGACAACAGACAGCAGCTCTAAAGCCAGAAACAAATGCTTGGCCGACACTTTCCTCCaaaattatttgtgtaattattctATAGGCATGGTGTCAGGTCAACTAACTGTCAAGCAGTTGATCTTAGAAGGCAAAACtgggttttttgtttaatttttttttttttttttttttagtgcaaggCTCCACAGTGCCCAAAGCCACAATGATGAGaacacaacatatttttgtttccttttgttaAAAGTGAGAgcaatatattaaatgttaaatgtcctGTTGTGAAATAAGGGGAAAAACATTTTGGCTTTATAGAAAGATTTCAAAGTAGTCATCCCATATTAtcactttgaaaaacaaaatgtttcacagttttaaTAAAGTATCCCTCTTCTTTTATAGCAATAATGCAGTTTAAAGGGGTtgtgaactgcctttgtttttttattttgtactgttctctgtggtccacttataatgttaagatttttacatcaaaaattatcataaattagAACTAATATGCTATCCTGTTTTGAAAATCCATAAAGAGTCCAAGGATAACAAGACAACGTCATACATCTGTCCAGATCCTAGCACCAGCCAGTCTGACGCAAGcctaaccaaccagctctttcacagcttGCAACATTTACACAAAAGAACACTTATTGATAATCCAACTCAGGAAGGAGTTTGTCAAATTCGGGGCAAGTAACCAAGATTAATTGTCACAGAGATGCACagctgaccatcacatgtaaatcaATGATAGAAATCATGagctacatactacatactacatacatactGGACCGGACTCAGactatgctcttctgtgtcatccatgccacaaggatgcgcagttctatttaaaatcaaagctaaatacacatagaaacagcgcatccttgtggtgcgaatgacacagaagagcatacacagcatacagtgatatggagagacacagaggagaccgctgacaaaggaattattgaataaagtcgttatttttgttttcttcacttacaaaaagtgttcccttcgctttatataacccagattgcacgtctgatggcagatggagtattctgacaatgactttcataccttttatggaccttgacactgttttttacttggcagtctatgggacagtctcaaacctctaggctttcatctaaaatatcttaaattgtgttccgaagacaaacagagcttttacgtgtttggaaggacatgggggtaagtgattaatgacacaattttcattttggggtggagtatccctttaaatgattccttttgagctaaattgacctgtttcccttacagctTCCTGTCTCTCTACTGTCCTATCAAATACAAgggaaaaatggcaaaaataaatctttttaaaaaaaaaaaagttactcacacttgtgcgACATCACTGTTGGATACAGTATAGTCGGCACAGcctcgtcttttagtttcaatctttctgaaaatccagCATCAAAATATGTCTTGTTTGTAAACGAaaccactgtaaaataaagtgaacaaaggaccgaGTTCTTACTGACATGGTCAGGCACTTCATTAAAGGGGtagtttattatttaacttttttactgttagtgtgtaatgttactgtttgagcataaacaatatctgcaaagttgcagcactaaatgtttaatgcaaatggAGATTTCTCTttatatgtcatttaaaaaaacaaacaaacaaaaaaaaacagtcaaccacccctttaaaaataaagttaatcaaataaagtttatcatttggtttctatGTAGACCTGTGTTCACCTCTTGTTATTAACACCTTATTTTACTACAGTACATGTGTGAATCGGTGgatggggctaaacaggcagcgatgtagaacctgccatttttttcccctccagaaacggtgtttagccacactattacgtcatggAGTGACACAATCCACAActtgtcgttttggcagattggcttcattTGGCCatttttagactaacgagaaagaTTTAAGTTCTGaaaattacagaatgtttttatagcacaatgacctcttatatatcaaaagatCAAGCAAATTTtgatcatgacccctttaaaccggGACGCCAGGGCATCACTATGCAGTTACTAAGGAGTTCTGAATGgttgttagtatgttgctatgctgttgttaGAGTCTTGCACCCTCAtgcctccaaaaaaaaataaataaatggtacaaAACTTGTAACAGGGTAGTACCATTTTCAAACCTatatctttgtatttatttagccttCATATCAGTACctcaaatgtaatattatataaatggtCCCTTTTGAAATGGTACTGTCCCTGGGACAGATTCCTTTTGACGGTGCATGATTTTCTTGTCTCTAGATATGGATTACCGCCCCTCCTTTAATGTAAATCAAAAGGAATTTTTTCACTCGCTTAGAGTGCAACAGCAGAGGTGTTAGATTTGAGTTCACACTTACAAGTATGAGCAGTATCATAATGATACAAATAACAAATGTACGTTAGACATACTGAAACACATACAGTGTTCAGAATCACGTGCGACTGAAATATTTTGGGAAGGCTGAAAGCCTGAAGCTGAAATCAATGGCGCAGCAGGGGAGCAAGTGTTCAGTCAGTGAACTGATGGACATCATGAGCACACCGGCAGCGCAGGAGAACAGGTGGGGTATCCTGTGGTTACCCTGACAACCGGCATTTCGACGGGGAGAGGGTGTGATGGAGTCACGGGGATCGATAGCTTACTTAGTTACAAAAGATGCTATTTCACAAGCCAGTGGTCAGCAGGCCCCCGAAGTCAGTTGCCTCAGATAACTGTTTGTTAACAAGTAAACTGTGGCCAAAGAAAGCATATCTGACGCTCCAGTGACAGCATGGAGACGCTACTTAATTGGCTTTTAGCACCCGACTCCACAAGAAAAGAAACCAAAGCAAGAAGGAGAAAAGTGAAAAGCTGAGAGGCAGAGTGAGATGCAGCCTGTCCTATTATCTGAGTATTGATGATGAGTTGGATGGGATTCCATCAGTTCATCTCTTCCAAGAGTCTCACAGCCACCTGATTGGACTGTTGTGTTATAAGGAAGGAACTGTGGGTAATGGAGGTCTAGGATTTCGCCTGGCTACCTGTTACTAAAGGGCTTTTGACAATGTAGAAAAGGCCTTGGGATCTTCAGCACTGGGCTGACAAAATGTGTAAGAAGATTATCAAGCTTTCAGGTTTGGTGTGCAATATTAATTTGGTAAGAGTGCATGATCCTAAACATGCCTTAAGAGTTTCAGAATTTACTCAATTTGTGTCCACAGATGGAAGTCGTACACCTGCAAAAACATGAGATAGTTTAAAGAATtctctgctcttttccatacatttACATGCAGCCAAATAATCAATTTGCATTGGGATTGATGGCTTAATTCAACCGAAAAGACATAATGTAAACATCTCAGTTGATCATATCACATTCAAAAATACCTTGCCCACATGCATAGAGGGTATGTTGACATACAATATACATCTTACAAAATGGTCTTCGGAgcattgatatatttattaaatatttgctaaaaagcTCTTCTGACTTAAATGTGAACTTTCTTTTTAGATATGTCATCAAGGCCCCAGTGACATCATTGTGGTGGCTTTCTCGGATGCTGAACGTGGTGACTGGGTTTGGAATACATGTAaagtacatttaaacaaatatgtgaattgGACTGCAACCTTTAGGGTTTATAGAAATGTAGTTTAGGTGTAGAAACACACCTACTATCATGCTtcagaatgaccaaaaaagcTATAAAATTGATCCACAGTACCTAGTAAATGACCTAGTACAGTTTTGGTGAacgtcagtcctggagagccacagtcttGCAGAAGTTTGCTTCaatctaatcaaacacacctgagcatgctaatccaGGTCTGAAGGATTACAAAAAAAGCTACAGGCAGGTAAGTttttatcagggttggagctgtgctctgcaggactgtggctcttcAGGACCAGAGTTTGCCACCCCAGACCTAATGaatagtaaattttcatttttgggtgactgtAGGTAACTATCACTGTTGATTACTGGCATGACTGTTGAGTTGAATATAGTTAAATAGGTTGCATGAATGGTCTAATCTGGCTGCTCCTCCTCGCACTTCCGCTTTCCtctttctgtgtatttttttaggGCATCATTATTGTTACATTTCTGACCTTTACTCTATCTTGGCATTCACACAAAGATCCATTTGGCATTGGTGCTTTGCACTTGTGCTCCACAGGTTTACATTTCCCAGCAAAGGTGATATATCTAGACTTCATCTCTGCAGACAGTTCCTTGTTAACCCAGAACTGGTGCTGTGATGCATTCCTA
The Cyprinus carpio isolate SPL01 chromosome B14, ASM1834038v1, whole genome shotgun sequence DNA segment above includes these coding regions:
- the LOC109087547 gene encoding NK1 transcription factor-related protein 1, producing MNRDKVQVGDSIVPAAAGVIVVAPQDGMDDKRLAAGELPVFNCAGGRDALPAGSRETSPRHEPSPAGAPPTVHRTTSFSVLDILDPNKFTSKRQTPNRTGCDFTFGAENRSDDSNHTIEHKSYQEDYGCKKASGILKDGFVFRSDECEADFSRGNQSDSELQEDLCSEESSALLGNNEAEFGQHEDDDSLNKSPEGQQTQQSSSNGQNHPVKPKRKRSGSDSKSGKPRRARTAFTYEQLVALENKFKSTRYLSVCERLNLALSLSLTETQVKIWFQNRRTKWKKQNPGADTSAPTSGSGGGPSNGLGSLSPLSPSPPMSGHLSMHTSYPGHTPGGLVCTTQLPFLPGHAVLSPFMLGSQTYGAPTFYAPHL